In Ananas comosus cultivar F153 linkage group 10, ASM154086v1, whole genome shotgun sequence, the sequence TCTCTCAGCTTCTAGACATATCTTTTGTGCTTTATCCAGGCTATATTTATTTGGATGATGGTATCCATGGGAATTCAAAATTAGATCATAGACTTAAAAAGAAATAGTTTTGTTTGGCGTTCGTGACCGAGTCTTTCTTCTACGTCTCTTATAGGAACTCTCCGTTATTGTCGCTAGAAGTAGAGATGGCTCTCTATCATGCTATTCCGTGGTTGAGACTATTCATAAGTAAGGCTAAGGCTAGTCTTATCAATATTTTGTAATCTTCGGCTTTTAGCTTACATTTGGGCTTCTTAACTGTCAGAATACTCTAAAACCTTAATGATATTCATGGGATTCTGGTATCTGCAGGGATAACATCTGCCACATAGTTGAATCTCCTGCCAATGTATCAGAGGAAGTAAAAATACTCGCCAATGATGTTGCTCAAAAGGCTATTGGGTCCTTAGAAGGTGCTGGTGTTTTCGCAGTAGAGTTGTTTCTAACAAAGGATGGTCAGGTTTGCTGCTGTTCTTTAggttcaataaataaattttaccttttttttaggGACTAGTTTCACCCCTACTCCTATAAGACATCAAATGTCAGAGATTCTCCCCTGTTAATATACATAACAACTCAGAAATGCCCTTTTCAGAGTATATTTAGCACTTTTAAAGACACATAATATTTTTTGAGGGCATTTTGAGTATTTTTGATTTTCAAACTGTTGTAGAGCATCTACAGAATTATATTTGTTTGGGGGTATGTACATAATTTTGTCCTTTTTTCCTCATCTTAGTGTGAGATGCTCTCAACATGCTAATATGATTATGCTTCTGAATCGTCTGTAATGTTGACTTTTTACAATATCAATAGGTTTTGTTGAATGAAGTAGCACCTAGACCTCACAATAGTGGACATCACACAATCGAGTCGTGCTATACATCGCAGTATGAACAACATTTACGAGCTGTTCTTGGTCTTCCTCTTGGGGATCCTTCAATGAAAGTCCCTGCAGCAATTATGTACAATATTCTTGGTGAAGATAaggtaaaaatatcattctagGGATTCTTTTTATAAGACTATCTTGTTTTGCTATATTTTGTCTAGGGATTACATGTGGCTAGTATAATTATGACTGAGGTGAATGGTTAGTTTTGAATCTTTTGCTCTTTCATTGTTTCCTGGTCTTAAATGTCAACACATGAAAGGCTTCTCCTATTTAGTTCGAGCAGCAACTTAATTGAATTGCCTTTTCTGATCTTCATGATCTTCTCATCTTAGAAATTTCTTGATCCTTGAATACAATTATATTAAAGTATTTTATTCCGTTTGCTTATGTAACAGTAACCCATATTTTAAATGATGTCGACGAACTGTTATTTTAGTACATGAAGTAGATCTAGTTCACAAGTGAATTTGATAACTTTGGTAGCCtaggttttaattttgttcagGACAATTTGTTTTTAGGGAGAAACAGGTTTCTATCTTGCTCATCAGTTGATTAAAAGGGCGTTGAATATTTCTGGGGCCACAGTGCATTGGTATGATAAACCAGGTCAGCTTaaggctatttttttttttttttttcatttgtacTATAATAAGATATCTTGTCTGCCTTTCCCTCTTTTAAAATAACATTTGATCATTTATTCCTGCAGAAATTCGGAAGCAACGGAAGATGGGTCATATCACAATAGTTGGGCCTTCTAGGAACGCTGTAAAAGCCCGCCTGAATAAATTGTTGCAAAGAGACACAATAGAGAGTTCCAAATTAGGTTGGCGTATAGCACACCACCAgtctttttgatttttcttgtttatgtttttgtttttttcctttggttggGTGTTAAATGTTGCTTGATAAATTAATATGCACCTCTTGGTTGTAGTTACTCCATGCGTTGCCATTATAATGGGCTCTGATTCTGATCTCCCAACGATGAAAGATGCTGCAGAGGTTTTGGAAACATTTGGCGTGCCCTTTGAGGTTTGCATTCTGAACCTTTACTATTCTAGATGTTTCCGACTGTTTTGTACGGCAATCAAAAAGCTCTATTGCTTCTTTTGAGTACCTCACATTAAATATCGTGTCCTGTGTATTGAGTTTTGCAGCTAACAATCGTTTCAGCACACCGAACACCTGAGAGGATGTACTCTTTTGCATTGTCTGCAAAGGAAAGAGGTATCCAGGTCATCATTGCTGGCGCTGGTGGTGCAGCACACTTACCAGGTTAGTTGCATAGGTGGGATAAAAACAAGTTTTTACATTTGTGTACCTGCAGAATTATCTATGTACATATGTAAGCTTTCAAAATCTCAAGTATCCATATTTGTAAATAGATATTTTTGCTGGGTGTATAGTAATATCTCAAACAGTAGCGCAAGTATGGTTCTTTTTCGTGCATGGATGGAATTTGAGTTTACATTAAAATGTTTGATGTTTCTTAGGAATGGTGGCTTCTTTGACTCCATTGCCTGTAATAGGAGTTCCAATCAAAACCTCCTCGATGAGTGGAGTTGATTCTCTCTTATCTATTGTGCAGGTATGCAACAGTAATTTTTCTCTTCATTGTTGGAGAATTATTTTGTTACTATTGCGTCTCTCTTGCAGAAAGAAATATTTGACTCTTTTAAGTTCTTATAGTGAAGCAAcagattagatttaaatatagaATCAGATAAGCGAAAAGCATTGGATATATCTGAGAAATGATACGTATGTggcaattaaaatattaaatatatgctGTTACAatatgattttttcttttttttcaactttataGATGCCAAAAGGTATTCCAGTTGCGACAGTTGCTATAGGAAATGCAGCAAATGCAGCTTTGTTAGCAGTTAGAATGCTTGCCTCTGCAGATGCTGATTTATGGGCCAGGTGGGATAAATCATTTCCAAAAATCTCTGGTAAGAATTTgattactatatattttgtCACCTTTTAATTGTTTCCGCATGGTGTATCTGGTAGGTTAATCAAATATCAACAAAACTTGAAGGATACGGTGCTAATAAAAGCAGAAAAACTCGAGAGTGAAGGCTGGGAGagatacttaaatccttgatttttatatattcctttttGGTAAAGTTCCAATCTTTGGTACAAATACTTTTGgcttttctatatatttcaatGTTACTCAACTTAGTTTATCcatttttggaaattttttttttcatgggtAGGTGGTGTTTTAACTTACTTTTTGTCGTGGATGAaactagaaagagaaaaaaggattATCCAAGTTCACAAAGGACTTAAGAGCGAAAATGAAGGCTTCAGTTgcagaatgttttttttttcttgagaatGTAATCTCATATTTATTCCTTCTGTCCGAGCCACGAGCTCAGGATTGTGAAATTTCATAAATGGAACCTcaaaatttgtcaaaatcaggctttttttttaagtgatgGGTCTTTTGGTTCATGGCTCCAAAATATTTGTGCCGTTATGAACTAAATTTGTATGTTTAATGAAATAATTGTTCTTTTCGTAAGTTGTGGCTATCATACATCTCATTTCATAAACTGATTTCGTCCTTTGGTTTGGTGCTCAATGAATGGAGACACTGCTGTATAAATCTCACCCAAGGATTAAGTACCGTGGCACGGAGTCGTGCCGAAAACTTACCGGCATGGTGCATGCCGGGCCGTGCTGATGTGTcttggtcacaaaaaatatgtgtgccgacatataatggcataaaatatttattttttttagcaacaaatatgccaattatttattatgtatttttatcaaatcttttgaactttattgagaaaattacttattaatttcaaaaatagagggttttgactTTTGAGTTGTGCTATCGGCATGGGGGCTGTATCTTGccaatatcttgttggcacgatacggtaTGGTGGATACGACCCGTACCaatgggcactttaatccttgatcTCGCCAATAAATTTGGGTTTATTGGACAATTTGCTGCTGTGCAGGATAGTGCTGTGGAATGAACATTCAGACCTCTCTTTCCTGTATTTTTGTTTACTGTGTTTGCAATTTCGACTTGCCAATTACAtgtaaattttaagaatttttagttattttggataatgaaaaatgctaagtgtgaagcatgattttttcctcttcttgttTCGCTCATCTAGGCACTGATATATGTTTTAAGAAGTAAACAAAGTTATTTGCATAACAAAATTTGCATAATTATTGTTTTAACCTTAGGCAGTAGGTTCTGGATTCaaatgtctcaaaattttaagtgtAAACGGGCGTGTGCAGAGTGTTTCGTTGCTTCTTccacagaatttttttttcccccttaagAAAGTTACTGTTCTTGTTATAGTCGTTTTCAGACCCCTCATAATTTTCAAATAGTAACTTTGCTTAACTAGTCCCTTTAATAGCTTACTTTTGTAGAAATTGATTATTTCGCATTACACCAGAGAAAAGGAGATTCTCAGGTTCAAATCCCATCAGATTGATTTGTTTCGGACTCGTACATGATTATGACGGGCTTGGATCATTACCTTGTAACGTAAACTCAGCTTTTCTTTTCATCCTCTTCtttatcttttgttttattGGCATAGTCACAAGAAGAAGAAACCGTGAAGCTAATTAAAGCTATCAACAACACGGCATGGGAACTACATGAGACCTTGCTTCACTTTTGCACTTCTCATCATttctctatatacatatatatatttccataTGCTTGTAGTGAATCCTCTTATGCTTCTTTTCCAATTTCTGCTTAGATATGGAGAGATTACGCTGCTCCATCGAAATGGAACCCCGAACCTTGAATGTGGAACAACTTAACAATGCGCGGGTATGTAACATTTCTTACAATGTTAAGAGCCTGTTTTACACGACTATGAGCTTATATAAAAATGCTGATCAAGTAGAGTTTTTGAATACCATTTTATTGTCTTAAGTTCATTTTAACTTCTGCTATAATAAGAATTTAGCAACTTCTATTTTTGTCAAATGTGTTGCTGTAGCTTCTCTGATTAGAAAACTCGTTGAGAAATTAGAGAGCAAGCACTTAAGACTTTTATGAGTAAGGTGTTCACTTTCAATTGACGCTATGCAGGAAGCAGCGATGGATGTAGTCCAAGAGAAGGAGCCAATAGAAGCCTCGATTATTTTCACCGAGGTAGTACCATTAGTTCAAGCACTTAATGCTAATGTTTGGATCGATAGAATAAGAGAgaagtgaaaagaaaataaaaaggaaaaagcacaagaaatgaaacaaaaaaaaaagactatcaTGTGATATTTAGATATGTAGAAGAGAACATACATAGGAGAGCAAGTTTTTAGTAGTGctattttctctcttcttttctcttcactttttgggaggagaaaaaaaaaaaaaatcattaaggGGCCtattctctctcattttctctgtATTAATTTCCTTCCTGTTATTTTAAGTTTCATTtgaaatgag encodes:
- the LOC109716447 gene encoding phosphoribosylaminoimidazole carboxylase, chloroplastic-like isoform X3; this translates as MRRLNPTLSPLYAQKPPTPKMLVRFSSAANCALTSSDHNQDHLIFVPNPLVFHLGGRRNPLGLSFPRKKKFSMLRSPSRVRSSIKEDGISSSDGEQDLPIHGVSNTVVGVLGGGQLGRMLCQAASKMAIKVATLDPLENCPASALSYEHVVGSFNDGDAIREFAKRCGVLTVEIEHVDAVTLELLEQQGIDCQPKASTIKIIQDKYLQKVHFSQHGIPLPDFVQIDDLTTLEKAGDLFGYPLMIKSKRLAYDGRGNAVAYNKEELPSVVTSLGGFAHGLYVERWTPFLKELSVIVARSRDGSLSCYSVVETIHKDNICHIVESPANVSEEVKILANDVAQKAIGSLEGAGVFAVELFLTKDGQVLLNEVAPRPHNSGHHTIESCYTSQYEQHLRAVLGLPLGDPSMKVPAAIMYNILGEDKGETGFYLAHQLIKRALNISGATVHWYDKPEIRKQRKMGHITIVGPSRNAVKARLNKLLQRDTIESSKLVTPCVAIIMGSDSDLPTMKDAAEVLETFGVPFELTIVSAHRTPERMYSFALSAKERGIQVIIAGAGGAAHLPGMVASLTPLPVIGVPIKTSSMSGVDSLLSIVQMPKGIPVATVAIGNAANAALLAVRMLASADADLWARWDKSFPKISEKRRFSGSNPIRLICFGLVHDYDGLGSLPCNIWRDYAAPSKWNPEP
- the LOC109716447 gene encoding phosphoribosylaminoimidazole carboxylase, chloroplastic-like isoform X4, with the protein product MRRLNPTLSPLYAQKPPTPKMLVRFSSAANCALTSSDHNQDHLIFVPNPLVFHLGGRRNPLGLSFPRKKKFSMLRSPSRVRSSIKEDGISSSDGEQDLPIHGVSNTVVGVLGGGQLGRMLCQAASKMAIKVATLDPLENCPASALSYEHVVGSFNDGDAIREFAKRCGVLTVEIEHVDAVTLELLEQQGIDCQPKASTIKIIQDKYLQKVHFSQHGIPLPDFVQIDDLTTLEKAGDLFGYPLMIKSKRLAYDGRGNAVAYNKEELPSVVTSLGGFAHGLYVERWTPFLKELSVIVARSRDGSLSCYSVVETIHKDNICHIVESPANVSEEVKILANDVAQKAIGSLEGAGVFAVELFLTKDGQVLLNEVAPRPHNSGHHTIESCYTSQYEQHLRAVLGLPLGDPSMKVPAAIMYNILGEDKGETGFYLAHQLIKRALNISGATVHWYDKPEIRKQRKMGHITIVGPSRNAVKARLNKLLQRDTIESSKLVTPCVAIIMGSDSDLPTMKDAAEVLETFGVPFELTIVSAHRTPERMYSFALSAKERGIQVIIAGAGGAAHLPGMVASLTPLPVIGVPIKTSSMSGVDSLLSIVQMPKGIPVATVAIGNAANAALLAVRMLASADADLWARLIKYQQNLKDTVLIKAEKLESEGWERYLNP
- the LOC109716447 gene encoding phosphoribosylaminoimidazole carboxylase, chloroplastic-like isoform X1 codes for the protein MRRLNPTLSPLYAQKPPTPKMLVRFSSAANCALTSSDHNQDHLIFVPNPLVFHLGGRRNPLGLSFPRKKKFSMLRSPSRVRSSIKEDGISSSDGEQDLPIHGVSNTVVGVLGGGQLGRMLCQAASKMAIKVATLDPLENCPASALSYEHVVGSFNDGDAIREFAKRCGVLTVEIEHVDAVTLELLEQQGIDCQPKASTIKIIQDKYLQKVHFSQHGIPLPDFVQIDDLTTLEKAGDLFGYPLMIKSKRLAYDGRGNAVAYNKEELPSVVTSLGGFAHGLYVERWTPFLKELSVIVARSRDGSLSCYSVVETIHKDNICHIVESPANVSEEVKILANDVAQKAIGSLEGAGVFAVELFLTKDGQVLLNEVAPRPHNSGHHTIESCYTSQYEQHLRAVLGLPLGDPSMKVPAAIMYNILGEDKGETGFYLAHQLIKRALNISGATVHWYDKPEIRKQRKMGHITIVGPSRNAVKARLNKLLQRDTIESSKLVTPCVAIIMGSDSDLPTMKDAAEVLETFGVPFELTIVSAHRTPERMYSFALSAKERGIQVIIAGAGGAAHLPGMVASLTPLPVIGVPIKTSSMSGVDSLLSIVQMPKGIPVATVAIGNAANAALLAVRMLASADADLWARWDKSFPKISEKRRFSGSNPIRLICFGLVHDYDGLGSLPYMERLRCSIEMEPRTLNVEQLNNAREAAMDVVQEKEPIEASIIFTEGKKAVLTMREMEKKIERQNQFHKLVEIKEALEVPNTSGDYPCSPNNSEESPDDNTRKEPLSSPF
- the LOC109716447 gene encoding phosphoribosylaminoimidazole carboxylase, chloroplastic-like isoform X2; the protein is MRRLNPTLSPLYAQKPPTPKMLVRFSSAANCALTSSDHNQDHLIFVPNPLVFHLGGRRNPLGLSFPRKKKFSMLRSPSRVRSSIKEDGISSSDGEQDLPIHGVSNTVVGVLGGGQLGRMLCQAASKMAIKVATLDPLENCPASALSYEHVVGSFNDGDAIREFAKRCGVLTVEIEHVDAVTLELLEQQGIDCQPKASTIKIIQDKYLQKVHFSQHGIPLPDFVQIDDLTTLEKAGDLFGYPLMIKSKRLAYDGRGNAVAYNKEELPSVVTSLGGFAHGLYVERWTPFLKELSVIVARSRDGSLSCYSVVETIHKDNICHIVESPANVSEEVKILANDVAQKAIGSLEGAGVFAVELFLTKDGQVLLNEVAPRPHNSGHHTIESCYTSQYEQHLRAVLGLPLGDPSMKVPAAIMYNILGEDKGETGFYLAHQLIKRALNISGATVHWYDKPEIRKQRKMGHITIVGPSRNAVKARLNKLLQRDTIESSKLVTPCVAIIMGSDSDLPTMKDAAEVLETFGVPFELTIVSAHRTPERMYSFALSAKERGIQVIIAGAGGAAHLPGMVASLTPLPVIGVPIKTSSMSGVDSLLSIVQMPKGIPVATVAIGNAANAALLAVRMLASADADLWARWDKSFPKISDMERLRCSIEMEPRTLNVEQLNNAREAAMDVVQEKEPIEASIIFTEGKKAVLTMREMEKKIERQNQFHKLVEIKEALEVPNTSGDYPCSPNNSEESPDDNTRKEPLSSPF